The Oscillospiraceae bacterium genome contains the following window.
GCAACCGCAGCCTTGAAATGATCGAAAAGAGCGAGCGCCGCCGCCGGCGCACGGTCGCACTGGTGCTGGCCGCGCTGGCGCTGCTTCTGCTGCTGGTCGGCGGCGGGGTGTGGATCTTCCTGCGCAGCGACCTTGGGGCGCGTCCCGCCGCCAAGAGCTACGGCACCGCCCTCTACGACAGCACCGCGCAGAGCTATCTGGGCAAGGCGCTTGTGCGCCGCCCCGGTGTGGTGGGATACCTCGGCTGGCCCGGTATGGACGGCACACTGGTCTACGCCGCCGACACCCCCGCGCCGGAAACGCCGGAATCGGGCGAGGCCCCGCAGCCGCTGGTGCGGTTTGCGACCCCGAGCGCGCTGGACGCCGCCGCCCCCGGCAACACCGTGCTGGAATGTACCGGCGATACCTACAAGACCCTCGCCGAGGAGGAGACGCTCCGCAGCAACGGCGGGTTCACCCTTTACACCGCAGAAAAGACCTACCGCGTCAAGACGATCGCGGTCTACTATTACGACCCCGAGGAGCAGGGCGAGGGCGCGTTCAACCTTTACGGCAGCACCGACCTGTCCGACTACTACGACTACCTGACCTTTGTGGCGGGCATCCGTGCCCGCAGCCTGTATGATACCGGCGTGGAGGCGGGGGAGGGCTCCCGTTTCCTGACGGTAACGAGCCACAGCGATGAGGGCGGTGCGCTGCTCTGCATCACGGGCCGTCTGATCGAGGAGGGCGAGGCGGAGATCCTGAACACCTCGGCCATCGCGGCAGCGGAGGAACCGCTGCTGACGGCGGCGCAGTACCAGAGCAAGGGCCAGCCGATGCCGACCGTGCAGGCGCTCGTTCAAGCCAGCGTGGAGCATTACGCGCAGCAGAGCGCCGCCATTCAGGCTGCCAAAAAGAGCGGCAGCACGACCGGTGATCTTGCCGCCAACGCGGCGGATCTGGCCCAGCAGGCCAGCGACCTGCAGGCACTCACAAACAGCCTGCTGGCCAGCACCGACAAGATGCTGGCGGGCCTGACCGATGTGGCAGGCTCCACCACTGCAGCCGAGGCGGACTTGAACAAGGGTGCCGAGGGCAGCCTGCCTGAGCAGACGGTGACGGTGGAGCAGCTCAAGGCAACGCCCACCCCCGCACCGGAGCAGACCGCGCCCCCCGCGCCCGAATCCGCGCCGGAGGGTGACAGCACCCCCGCGCCGACCGAGGCCCCGCAGCCTGACAACGGCGGTGCCGCCGGTGAGACCATCAATGTGACGATGAATGGTACGGCCCAGACGATGGATCTGGTGCGCTGCCTTGCCATGGTCGCACAGAATGAGCTTGGCTCCAACGCCCCCGCCGAGGCCTACAAGGCGCAGTGCGTGGCAACCCACTGCTGGATACTCAGCCAATCTGGCTACCCGTCCGTGCTGGGCGCAGAGCCGGGCGCTGCGGCGCTGGCCGCTGCGCAGGAGGTCGCCCATGTGCTGGTGACCTACAACGGGCAGGTCTGTTTCACCCCGTACTTTGCGTCGGCCAGCACGGGCACGGCCTCCGCAGCCGAGGTCTGGGGCAATGAGCGCGCATGGCTGCAGGCGGTGGACAGCCCCTACGACCAGCAGGTGGCCACCAACTGGAACACGAACGGCAATTCCAGCGGCACAGCCCGCTTCTCCCGCCAGACACTGCAGGACCGCATCCGCGATGTGATGGACATTGACCTGTCCGGCGTGGACCCCAACAGCTGGTTCACGATCCAGTCCGCCAACCAGTACGGCTGGGTCGCCAAGATCCAGGTCGGCCCGGATGCGGGCGTCGGCACCGTCAGCGGCCGCTGGTTCCGCGAGAATCTGCTGGCCCGCCAGAGCGTTGACGGGCGCAGCTTGCGCAGCCAGTGCTTCACGGTCAGCTACAATGCGGAGCTGGACTGCTTTATCTTTGATGTCTACGGCTACGGCCACGGCTGCGGCATGTCCCAGTGGGGTGCCATCGGCTACGCCCGCAACGGCTGGGGCTATCAGGATATTTTGACGCATTATTTCGTGGGTACGACAATTACGACCTATTGATAGTACAGAAAAAGAGCGTGTGCAAGAAATGGCACACGCTCTTTTTTGGCAGTAACATCCACCGCACGGCGGGAATCCCTCCGACCTCGCTTCGCTCGGCCACCTCCCTTTGACAAGGGAGGCTTTAAAGGCCCCCTTGTTAAAGGGGGCTGTCACCGGAGGTGACTGGGGGATTCCGCCGCGCGGTGGTTATAGCAACTCCTCCCCATCCAGCACCGCTTTCACCAGCACGTCCCCCTCATACGTCAACTCCAGATGAAAAAACGGCGCGTCCTCAGCCAGCAGCTTAAAGAAAATTTTATCCCCCTGCCAGATCGGCAGGTCCTGCACGGCGGCCTTGTCCACCCATTCCAGACAGCCCTCGTCACAGTCGGTCATCTCGCCGCAAAAATCCGTGCAGGTGTACAGGTGCATCCGCTCGGCCGGCCACGGGGCGCAGTAAAAGTCCACAATGCCGCGGTACTGCGGCGTGCGCATCGTCAGGCCGGTCTCCTCCCGCACCTCGCGCAGGGCACAGGCCAGCGCGTCCTCGCCCGGTTCAAACTTGCCGCCGACCCCGACCCATTTGTCGTGGTTGACATCGTTTTTCTTTTTGATGCGGTGCAGCATCAGATAGGCACCGTCCTTTTCAAGATAACACAGGGTCGTCTGCAGAAATTCCATGGCTGGCTCCTTACTTACTACATATTTATACCGCCCGCCGCAGATACTACCATAAAAAACCAGGGAGGAATTGGTATGAAGGCCACTGGCATCGTGCGCAGGATCGACGAGCTGGGGCGCGTGGTCATCCCGAAGGAGATCCGCCGCGTGCAGCATATCCGCTCGGGCGATTCGCTTGAAATTTTTATGGAGGAAAACGGCGAGGTCGTCTTTAAAAAATACTCTCCGCTGGCGGAGCTGGGCGAACCGGCCGCCGTCTACGCCGATGTGCTGGCACGGCGGCTCGGCTGTGGTGTGCTGGTCTGCGACCGGGAGCATATCGTGGCGGCAGCCGGTGCGGGCAAGAATGAGCTGCTCCACCGTGAGCTGCCGCCCGAGCTGGACCGTCTTTTGAAAAAGCGGCGGCTCTACACCGCCCCCGCAAACCCCGACCGGCGGATCAGGCTGGGCGGGCGGTGGCTGCTGTGCGCCGCGCCGATTCTGGTACACGGCGATATTGAGGGCGGTGTGCTGCTGCCCGGCAGCGCCCGGGACCCGCTGCCCGAGGCCGAGGTCATCCGCGCGGCGGCCACCGCTGCGGAATTTCTGGCGCGGTGGATGGAGGAGTGAGGGGCAGAGCGCTGTAGGGGCCGGGCATGCCCGGCCCGGGGGTTGGTGCGATTGCCCGTGAACGGGTTGCCCCCGTAATGCTGCGGGCCGGGCATGCCCGGCCCCTACATATTATATAATAGGGAAACTGCACAAGCCGATTGTGACGAAACTGTTAAACTTACAGAAAAATCGGGAAAACCTCTTGACAGTTCGCAAAACGGTACTATAATAAACTTAGCACTCGGAGATAAGGAGTGCTAAACAAACCGAAAGCAAACCAAAGGAGATGAGCAGCATGGCGATGGATGCGCGCAAGCAGCGTATATTGGAAGCCATTGTTGCCCTGTACGCCAACGGCGGTGAGCCGGTCGGCTCCGGCCTGCTGGCGAACTACTTTGACATGGCACTGTCCAGTGCGACGCTGCGCAATGAGATGGCCGCGCTGACAAAGCTCGGCCTGCTGGAGCAGCCCCACACCAGTGCGGGCCGCGTACCCAGCGCCCAAGGCTACCGGTACTACCTCGACCACCTGATCGATGCACCGAAGGCCTGCGCCCTGCCGGAGGCAGACCGCCGCCACATTGACGAGCTTTTCG
Protein-coding sequences here:
- a CDS encoding 8-oxo-dGTP diphosphatase translates to MEFLQTTLCYLEKDGAYLMLHRIKKKNDVNHDKWVGVGGKFEPGEDALACALREVREETGLTMRTPQYRGIVDFYCAPWPAERMHLYTCTDFCGEMTDCDEGCLEWVDKAAVQDLPIWQGDKIFFKLLAEDAPFFHLELTYEGDVLVKAVLDGEELL
- a CDS encoding SpoIID/LytB domain-containing protein codes for the protein MVNTQLKILRVFGPTGAEVSSVLRGIRDDGCPGLRLLERDGEFAICVQVSAPNRAMAEQYCEKWAARLRTKFGDDVFAEGETSLAQATLDALLEKRRLLVAVDETTGRLLGALLQPLPHSEAVFDFGTESYADAQKARRIAVPEQLLKRFPGDVVQATAGRALAAMQVTGADYAAAYMPASVGQCPFVLVCDRRGAVACALPPDMNDTFIGNQILDLLRRRLFGLQLTDSCITFRPGHDRPLLVVSEAAKSRGNTVRFSLRRRTPPTRDADHTADFEPMLDFDAPAPVAPPPATLPAAGEAGQHRTLRRHDAAPTLPPETSEPTGVIRFETEDPAPQDAAPADIQTMGAEGARRARIRRARPVTAEPPAAAPDEQEPPARSVLDGDIPDFSAEIDPAALAAAQAADDAAEAAGKSADVEEFTRAATQLFDTSAMEEAAQERTRKKQKKNAAPPDELPPRQPVPGSIRNRSLEMIEKSERRRRRTVALVLAALALLLLLVGGGVWIFLRSDLGARPAAKSYGTALYDSTAQSYLGKALVRRPGVVGYLGWPGMDGTLVYAADTPAPETPESGEAPQPLVRFATPSALDAAAPGNTVLECTGDTYKTLAEEETLRSNGGFTLYTAEKTYRVKTIAVYYYDPEEQGEGAFNLYGSTDLSDYYDYLTFVAGIRARSLYDTGVEAGEGSRFLTVTSHSDEGGALLCITGRLIEEGEAEILNTSAIAAAEEPLLTAAQYQSKGQPMPTVQALVQASVEHYAQQSAAIQAAKKSGSTTGDLAANAADLAQQASDLQALTNSLLASTDKMLAGLTDVAGSTTAAEADLNKGAEGSLPEQTVTVEQLKATPTPAPEQTAPPAPESAPEGDSTPAPTEAPQPDNGGAAGETINVTMNGTAQTMDLVRCLAMVAQNELGSNAPAEAYKAQCVATHCWILSQSGYPSVLGAEPGAAALAAAQEVAHVLVTYNGQVCFTPYFASASTGTASAAEVWGNERAWLQAVDSPYDQQVATNWNTNGNSSGTARFSRQTLQDRIRDVMDIDLSGVDPNSWFTIQSANQYGWVAKIQVGPDAGVGTVSGRWFRENLLARQSVDGRSLRSQCFTVSYNAELDCFIFDVYGYGHGCGMSQWGAIGYARNGWGYQDILTHYFVGTTITTY
- a CDS encoding stage V sporulation protein T, which gives rise to MKATGIVRRIDELGRVVIPKEIRRVQHIRSGDSLEIFMEENGEVVFKKYSPLAELGEPAAVYADVLARRLGCGVLVCDREHIVAAAGAGKNELLHRELPPELDRLLKKRRLYTAPANPDRRIRLGGRWLLCAAPILVHGDIEGGVLLPGSARDPLPEAEVIRAAATAAEFLARWMEE